Proteins encoded by one window of Bacillus rossius redtenbacheri isolate Brsri chromosome 3, Brsri_v3, whole genome shotgun sequence:
- the LOC134531362 gene encoding skin secretory protein xP2-like has protein sequence MGAAEVGGSGSVAAPSEAGGGMPTAARVVGGSNAPKVAHMACFSGAPTAARVAAGGDAPQVAHMAGFGGAPTAARMTGGGDVPQVAHMASFGGSPTAACMVGGGDAPQVAHLVGGGGVAPSAAYAVVGWGAPPMVGGGAVPSATRMTCVGGAPTVARAAASWAA, from the coding sequence ATGGgggcggccgaggtgggcggcaGCGGCAGCGTCGCGGCGCCTTCAGAGGCAGGCGGCGGCATGCCCACAGCGGCGCGCGTGGTGGGCGGCAGCAATGCGCCAAAGGTGGCACATATGGCGTGCTTCAGCGGCGCGCCCACAGCGGCGCGCGTGGCGGCTGGCGGCGATGCACCACAGGTGGCACACATGGCAGGCTTCGGCGGTGCGCCTACAGCGGCACGCATGACGGGCGGTGGCGATGTGCCACAGGTGGCACATATGGCGAGTTTCGGCGGCTCGCCCACAGCGGCGTGCATGGTGGGCGGTGGCGATGCGCCACAGGTGGCACACCTGGTGGGCGGAGGTGGCGTGGCGCCTTCAGCAGCGTATGCGGTGGTCGGCTGGGGCGCACCCCCCATGGTGGGCGGTGGCGCGGTGCCTTCAGCGACGCGCATGACATGTGTAGGTGGCGCGCCCACAGTGGCGCGCGCGGCGGCGTCGTGGGCGGCGTGA